One window of Chloroflexota bacterium genomic DNA carries:
- a CDS encoding ABC transporter permease subunit, whose protein sequence is MRKRDILFATLALFAAWEIAALVLNRDILPAPTEVLVAFATQVPRSLGWHFVVSAWRVVASIALSVLLATPAGLVLGQSEKLNRFFAPVIYLTYPIPKIVLLPIVLLFLGIGDASKIFIIFLILFFQVLVVVRDQAMALRPELLYSVRSLGAGRRALLRFVYLPATLPAVLTSVRLSIGTAVAVLFLTESFATNAGLGYYVIVDTFQRIAYPEMYAGVVAMSLLGLLLYFVVDYLERALCPYLFAK, encoded by the coding sequence ATGAGAAAACGCGACATCCTCTTTGCCACCCTCGCGCTCTTTGCCGCGTGGGAAATTGCGGCGCTCGTTTTGAACCGCGATATTTTACCCGCGCCGACCGAGGTACTCGTCGCGTTTGCGACCCAGGTGCCGCGTTCGCTCGGCTGGCATTTCGTCGTGAGCGCGTGGCGCGTCGTCGCGAGCATTGCGCTTTCAGTTCTGCTTGCAACGCCCGCCGGTCTCGTGCTAGGACAGTCCGAAAAACTCAATCGCTTTTTCGCGCCGGTCATTTACCTGACGTACCCGATCCCGAAAATCGTTTTGCTGCCGATTGTATTGCTCTTTCTCGGCATCGGCGACGCGTCGAAAATTTTTATCATCTTTTTAATTCTGTTTTTCCAAGTCCTCGTCGTCGTGCGCGATCAAGCGATGGCGCTCCGCCCCGAACTGCTCTACTCGGTGCGCTCGCTTGGCGCGGGGCGGCGCGCATTGTTGCGCTTTGTCTATTTGCCGGCGACGCTGCCTGCCGTACTCACTTCAGTCCGCCTTAGCATCGGCACCGCGGTCGCGGTACTCTTCCTCACCGAATCGTTCGCGACGAACGCGGGGCTGGGCTATTACGTTATCGTGGACACCTTCCAACGTATCGCGTATCCGGAAATGTACGCCGGCGTTGTTGCGATGAGTCTCCTGGGTTTGTTGTTGTACTTTGTCGTAGACTATCTCGAACGCGCGTTGTGTCCGTATCTGTTCGCCAAGTAG
- a CDS encoding ATP-binding cassette domain-containing protein, translating into MIAIQDLTFTYPAQTTPLFDHFTWCVERGEFWSVIGASGCGKSTLLHLIVGVRAMDTGTIVVNGETVPRKKNRGKTGLVLQEYGLLPWATVRENVELGLQIREFYGQERPQIANGKWQMAEGNSPHAKHHTPLVVDFWLERFGLSALAQKYPAQISGGQRQRVAIARTLVLEPDVLLMDEPFSALDAVTREDLEQVTLELQNETQTTTVFVTHNIEEAVFLGRTILVLGAPPHRAPRIVENPGAGRAEYRDSPEFGDRARLLREMLKEK; encoded by the coding sequence ATGATCGCGATTCAAGACCTCACCTTCACCTACCCAGCCCAAACCACGCCGCTGTTCGATCACTTTACGTGGTGCGTCGAACGCGGCGAGTTTTGGTCGGTGATTGGCGCGTCCGGCTGTGGCAAGTCCACATTGTTGCATCTCATCGTCGGCGTGCGCGCGATGGACACAGGCACGATTGTGGTGAATGGGGAGACCGTGCCGCGCAAGAAAAATCGCGGCAAGACCGGGTTGGTGTTGCAGGAATACGGTTTGCTGCCGTGGGCGACGGTACGCGAGAATGTCGAACTGGGTTTGCAGATTCGCGAGTTCTATGGACAGGAACGACCGCAAATAGCGAATGGCAAATGGCAAATGGCAGAGGGCAATTCGCCACACGCCAAACACCACACGCCGCTCGTGGTTGATTTTTGGTTGGAGCGTTTCGGTCTCAGCGCGCTCGCGCAAAAATATCCGGCGCAGATTTCCGGCGGACAACGCCAACGCGTCGCGATTGCGCGCACGCTCGTGCTCGAGCCGGACGTGTTGTTGATGGACGAACCGTTCAGCGCGCTCGACGCGGTGACGCGCGAAGACCTAGAGCAGGTGACGCTCGAATTGCAGAACGAAACGCAGACGACGACGGTGTTCGTGACGCACAATATCGAAGAAGCGGTCTTCCTGGGTCGCACGATTCTCGTGCTGGGCGCGCCGCCGCACCGCGCGCCACGCATCGTCGAAAATCCCGGCGCGGGGCGCGCCGAGTACCGCGACTCGCCGGAATTTGGCGACCGTGCGCGTTTGTTGCGCGAGATGCTAAAGGAAAAGTAG
- a CDS encoding ABC transporter substrate-binding protein → MISPRIVILLVLALALLAACAPATPTAAPTSAPTSAPQAGATATRAPLPPTSSGTLRIGVLPITDVVPFYVAQQQGYFKTNGITVELVPASSAAERDQMMLTSQIDGQLNDLVSTVLFNKDQPRIKIVRQARIAFKNAAEYWILTPKDSPIKTAQDLKGKEIAISQNSVIEYVTQRLLEKEGLAAADIKTTNVPAIPTRLQLLQQGQVAAATLPDPLASLAILQGARIVVDDTKYTEYSMSVISFRTDIVEKRPDDVRKLLAAYDKAIGDIRAKPEPLRNILIEVGRVPDQLKDKYQFPPFPDPAIPSQAQWDDVVKWALDRKLINAPVTFASSVDGNFLK, encoded by the coding sequence ATGATTTCACCACGCATTGTTATTTTGCTCGTTCTTGCGCTCGCGCTGCTCGCCGCGTGCGCGCCGGCAACGCCGACCGCCGCGCCGACGAGCGCGCCGACATCCGCGCCGCAAGCCGGCGCAACTGCGACACGCGCGCCCTTGCCGCCGACGAGTTCGGGCACGCTTCGCATCGGCGTTCTGCCGATCACGGACGTTGTGCCGTTTTACGTCGCGCAACAACAGGGCTATTTCAAAACGAACGGCATCACCGTCGAGCTGGTGCCGGCATCGAGCGCGGCAGAGCGCGACCAGATGATGCTCACCTCGCAGATTGACGGACAGTTGAACGACCTGGTTTCGACGGTGCTGTTCAATAAGGATCAGCCGCGCATCAAGATCGTGCGCCAGGCGCGCATCGCGTTCAAGAACGCCGCCGAGTACTGGATCCTCACGCCGAAAGATAGTCCAATCAAAACCGCGCAGGATTTGAAAGGCAAGGAAATCGCGATCTCGCAAAACTCGGTGATCGAGTACGTCACGCAACGCTTGCTCGAAAAAGAAGGTCTCGCCGCCGCCGACATCAAGACGACGAATGTGCCGGCGATTCCGACGCGCTTGCAATTGCTGCAGCAAGGTCAGGTCGCCGCGGCGACGCTGCCCGATCCGCTTGCCTCGCTCGCGATTTTGCAGGGCGCGCGCATCGTCGTGGACGACACCAAGTATACCGAGTACAGCATGAGCGTGATTAGTTTTCGGACCGACATTGTGGAGAAACGACCGGATGATGTAAGGAAATTGCTCGCGGCGTACGACAAGGCAATTGGCGACATTCGCGCCAAGCCCGAACCGCTTCGCAACATTTTGATCGAAGTCGGACGCGTGCCGGACCAACTCAAAGACAAGTACCAATTTCCACCGTTCCCCGACCCCGCCATTCCCAGCCAAGCGCAATGGGACGACGTGGTCAAGTGGGCGCTCGATCGCAAACTCATCAACGCGCCGGTCACGTTCGCGTCGTCAGTGGACGGCAACTTCCTAAAATAG
- a CDS encoding UbiA family prenyltransferase, with product MRQLKILLDNIRFEHTIFALPFAYLGMVLAANGLPTLAQFVWITLAMASARTLAMSLNRLIDRELDARNPRTLNRPLPRGLISPRAVIAISFVAFGVFEFSAWQLNTTCLVLSPLALIFLVGYHYTKRFTWLCHWVLGFTDGIAAAGGWVAVRGSLDPLALLLWFVVIVWMAGFDLIYACQDVAVDQREGLYSVPARFGIPTALILARVHHTITVLALAAVGIIANLGILFWLGVLVVAALLAYENAIVKPNDLSRLDLAFFNVNGYISVIVFLSALFGLVHF from the coding sequence ATGCGCCAACTCAAAATACTCCTCGACAACATCCGATTCGAACACACCATCTTCGCCCTCCCCTTTGCGTACCTGGGCATGGTGCTCGCCGCGAATGGTTTGCCAACTCTAGCGCAGTTCGTTTGGATTACACTCGCGATGGCGTCGGCGCGAACGCTCGCCATGTCGCTCAACCGGCTGATTGATCGCGAACTGGACGCGCGCAACCCGCGCACGCTGAATCGCCCGCTGCCGCGCGGCTTGATCTCGCCGCGCGCGGTCATCGCGATTTCGTTCGTCGCGTTCGGCGTGTTCGAATTTTCCGCGTGGCAGTTGAACACAACCTGTCTCGTCCTGTCGCCGCTCGCGCTGATTTTTCTGGTCGGCTATCACTACACCAAACGGTTTACCTGGCTGTGCCACTGGGTGCTCGGTTTCACCGATGGCATCGCGGCGGCGGGCGGCTGGGTCGCGGTGCGCGGCTCGCTCGACCCGCTCGCGTTGTTGCTGTGGTTCGTCGTGATCGTGTGGATGGCGGGGTTCGATTTGATCTACGCGTGCCAGGATGTCGCGGTGGACCAACGCGAAGGACTCTACTCGGTGCCCGCGCGCTTTGGGATTCCGACCGCGCTCATACTCGCGCGCGTACATCACACAATCACCGTGCTCGCGCTTGCGGCGGTCGGCATCATCGCGAACCTGGGGATCCTGTTCTGGCTCGGCGTGCTCGTCGTCGCCGCGTTGCTCGCGTACGAAAACGCGATCGTGAAACCGAATGATTTGTCGCGACTCGACCTCGCGTTCTTTAACGTGAACGGATACATCAGCGTGATTGTGTTTTTAAGCGCGCTGTTCGGACTAGTTCATTTTTGA
- a CDS encoding GntR family transcriptional regulator, with the protein MVRLKRNHPQPLYAQLKESLRSDILAGRLRAHQQLPSERELCARFRVSRMTVRQALLDLTREGLIYSRAGKGTFASEPKIDQQLKALSGFSQDMQSRGSKPSSRVLEAKIERAKDDVAKMLGVLPGAEIVLLTRVRLSDNIPLAIETVHLPHALCPNLLRHNFATESLYAVLEHEYGYRLTRAEQTIEAALARSREAALLRLAAPAPVLVMERVTYTDQGILIEHVHSIYRGDRYKFHSTLAPQGIAS; encoded by the coding sequence ATGGTGCGTCTCAAGCGGAATCATCCGCAACCCCTCTACGCGCAACTCAAAGAATCACTGCGTTCCGATATCCTCGCCGGGCGTTTGCGCGCCCATCAACAATTGCCCTCCGAGCGCGAACTGTGCGCGCGTTTTCGCGTCAGCCGCATGACCGTGCGGCAGGCGTTGCTCGACCTGACGCGCGAAGGACTGATCTACAGCCGCGCCGGCAAGGGCACGTTCGCCAGCGAACCCAAGATTGATCAGCAACTCAAGGCGCTCTCCGGCTTTAGCCAGGACATGCAATCGCGCGGCAGCAAACCCTCGTCGCGCGTGCTCGAAGCGAAAATCGAACGCGCCAAAGACGACGTCGCAAAAATGCTCGGCGTCCTGCCGGGCGCAGAAATCGTTTTGCTCACGCGCGTGCGTCTCTCGGACAATATCCCGCTCGCAATTGAGACCGTGCATCTTCCGCACGCGCTCTGCCCCAATCTGCTCCGGCATAATTTTGCGACCGAATCGCTCTACGCGGTGCTCGAACACGAGTACGGCTATCGGCTCACGCGCGCGGAGCAAACGATTGAAGCCGCGCTCGCGCGTTCGCGGGAAGCCGCGCTCTTGCGGCTCGCCGCGCCCGCGCCCGTCCTCGTGATGGAGCGCGTGACGTACACCGACCAGGGTATCTTGATCGAACACGTGCACTCGATTTATCGCGGCGACCGTTACAAGTTCCATTCGACGCTTGCGCCGCAAGGAATTGCAAGTTAG
- a CDS encoding DUF1343 domain-containing protein, giving the protein MVITGLEILLNEKLDLLKNQRVGLITNPTGVTRTLRSNVDVLRDAGVNLVALFGPEHGFAASAADGAAVESGHDARTGLPVYSLYGKIRKPTREMLAHVDVLLFDLQDVGVRFYTYTATLGLALNACAEHQVPLIVLDRPNPINGNIVEGAVLDPGLQSFIGHGPLPIRFGMTLGELAQFYNRELSINAELRVIGLRGWDRAMWFDETGLTWVTPSPGIPNFATTIPYPGMCFIEGTNLSEGRGTGLPFEIVGAPFLDGYVLADFLNAQKLDGVIFRPIAFTPCSSKHANVECYGVQLHITDCNAFRAIPAGLHVIAACRALAPTQFEFLPTSWEGRPPHFDLLTGDVRVREGLLTNQSIELLTRAWADDLARFDEKRKSYLLY; this is encoded by the coding sequence ATGGTAATTACCGGTCTTGAAATTCTGCTCAACGAAAAACTCGATCTGCTCAAGAACCAGCGCGTCGGTCTCATCACGAATCCGACCGGCGTCACGCGCACTCTGCGTTCGAACGTGGACGTGTTGCGCGACGCGGGTGTGAATCTCGTCGCGTTGTTCGGACCCGAACACGGCTTTGCCGCGTCGGCGGCGGATGGCGCGGCGGTCGAATCCGGACACGACGCGCGGACGGGATTGCCGGTCTATTCGCTCTATGGTAAGATTCGCAAACCGACGCGCGAGATGCTCGCCCATGTGGACGTGCTCCTCTTCGATTTGCAAGATGTCGGCGTGCGTTTCTACACGTACACCGCGACACTCGGACTCGCGCTCAATGCCTGCGCGGAGCACCAGGTTCCGCTCATCGTCCTCGACCGACCGAATCCGATCAACGGCAACATCGTCGAAGGCGCGGTGCTCGACCCAGGATTGCAATCGTTCATCGGTCACGGTCCTCTGCCGATTCGTTTTGGCATGACGCTTGGCGAACTCGCGCAATTCTACAATCGCGAGTTGAGCATCAACGCCGAGTTACGTGTGATTGGACTGCGCGGTTGGGATCGCGCGATGTGGTTCGATGAAACCGGCTTGACCTGGGTGACGCCTTCGCCGGGAATTCCAAATTTCGCGACGACGATTCCATACCCCGGAATGTGTTTCATCGAAGGGACGAATCTTTCTGAAGGACGCGGCACGGGCTTGCCATTCGAAATCGTCGGCGCGCCGTTCCTCGATGGGTACGTGCTCGCCGATTTTCTCAACGCACAAAAACTTGATGGGGTAATTTTTCGTCCCATCGCGTTTACGCCGTGTTCGAGCAAACACGCGAACGTCGAATGTTACGGCGTTCAGCTGCACATCACCGACTGCAACGCGTTCCGCGCGATTCCAGCCGGCTTGCATGTCATCGCCGCGTGCCGCGCGCTTGCGCCGACCCAGTTTGAATTTTTGCCGACGAGTTGGGAAGGTCGCCCGCCGCATTTCGATTTGCTCACCGGCGATGTGCGTGTGCGCGAAGGTTTGCTCACGAATCAATCCATCGAATTGTTGACGCGCGCGTGGGCGGATGATCTCGCGCGATTTGATGAAAAGCGAAAGAGCTATTTGTTGTATTAA
- a CDS encoding DUF262 domain-containing protein, with translation MSYTPRSLFRLLEDIDAHRLLLPHIQRPFVWEREQMGRLFDSLMREYPIQTFLFWRTKEEIRARHFMPAIDFDADLSALYDIQRSAKDVEKVFVLDGQQRLQTLHAIFRGGIRSDLGTTEEAYCDIAAGDKEVENGDVLHSLTFSSIPLDLPMFRVRDLAEKHANGNPLTIADELNDLLEAKLQEPNEQRKLRERRVRSNLQQLHSILNHDKHFWIDELDGVAKQYPYRRILEIFVRVNSGGTKLTSGDLMFAAMKEGWDDIEERVEQMVDLLNGGKLGIDSDFVLKCLLLAHGEGAEIQTEKFYGVRGEELIKRIEQSWDKAEKAFQQLRDFIVHDVRVFSDKLVRSYNSLIPVFDFLFINPFPNEANRLLMGAYYHKAQLFNWYSSATDSVLNALHSIVGKDSKGVFPLSDVKKYFASRGYAVELQESHLHDTRLRTLILNIVYCDRWGNSPFDVAYKGNEPHVDHIYPQYMLRSRLGCGSSAINDIGNLRFLGATDNIRKRAEFPDSYFARLKLQGIPIEKHLLVPEFSYNPSALTFDNFTYDTFRERRRTEIWKSAKRIVDPEISGN, from the coding sequence ATGAGTTACACACCGCGTTCACTTTTTAGACTTCTTGAAGATATTGATGCACATCGCTTGCTACTCCCACATATCCAACGGCCATTTGTGTGGGAAAGAGAGCAGATGGGCAGACTTTTCGACAGCCTCATGCGTGAGTATCCGATACAAACCTTCTTGTTTTGGCGTACCAAAGAAGAAATCCGAGCGCGTCATTTTATGCCTGCTATTGATTTTGACGCGGATTTATCTGCTTTATATGACATACAACGTTCAGCCAAAGATGTAGAGAAAGTTTTTGTTCTTGATGGGCAACAACGACTCCAAACCCTTCATGCTATTTTTCGTGGGGGTATACGAAGTGATTTGGGTACAACCGAAGAAGCATATTGCGATATAGCGGCAGGTGATAAAGAGGTTGAAAATGGTGATGTTCTGCATAGTCTGACTTTTAGTTCTATACCTTTAGATTTACCTATGTTCCGTGTTCGTGACTTGGCAGAGAAACATGCCAATGGGAATCCATTGACCATTGCCGACGAACTGAATGATTTACTTGAAGCTAAACTGCAAGAGCCAAATGAGCAAAGGAAACTCCGCGAACGTAGAGTTCGATCAAATTTGCAACAACTCCATTCGATTTTGAACCACGACAAACATTTTTGGATCGATGAATTAGATGGAGTTGCGAAGCAGTACCCATATCGTCGAATTCTCGAAATCTTTGTTCGTGTAAATTCAGGGGGAACCAAACTCACTTCAGGCGATTTGATGTTTGCTGCCATGAAAGAGGGATGGGATGACATTGAAGAACGTGTCGAACAAATGGTGGATTTGCTCAATGGGGGAAAATTGGGCATCGATAGTGATTTTGTCTTGAAATGTCTTCTTCTAGCGCATGGCGAAGGCGCCGAAATACAAACGGAAAAATTCTATGGCGTGCGAGGCGAAGAACTAATAAAACGGATTGAACAATCATGGGACAAGGCTGAGAAAGCATTCCAACAGTTACGAGATTTCATTGTTCATGATGTCCGGGTATTCTCAGACAAACTTGTCCGTAGTTACAATTCTCTCATTCCTGTTTTTGATTTCCTGTTCATTAATCCTTTTCCAAATGAAGCGAACCGACTATTGATGGGGGCATATTATCACAAAGCACAACTCTTCAATTGGTATAGTAGCGCCACCGACTCGGTTCTGAACGCGTTGCATTCCATTGTTGGGAAAGACAGTAAAGGCGTTTTCCCACTTAGCGATGTGAAAAAGTACTTTGCATCTCGTGGTTATGCGGTTGAACTACAAGAATCCCACCTACATGATACCAGACTTCGCACATTGATTCTAAATATCGTGTATTGTGATCGCTGGGGTAACTCACCGTTTGATGTGGCATATAAAGGTAATGAACCGCACGTAGATCATATATACCCACAATACATGCTCAGAAGTCGGTTAGGGTGCGGAAGCTCAGCAATCAACGACATAGGTAACTTACGTTTTCTGGGCGCAACGGACAATATTCGAAAACGAGCAGAATTTCCCGATTCGTATTTTGCCCGACTAAAGTTACAGGGGATTCCAATCGAGAAACATTTATTGGTTCCAGAATTTTCGTACAACCCATCTGCGTTGACATTTGACAATTTTACATACGATACTTTTCGAGAGAGACGTAGGACAGAAATATGGAAATCTGCAAAGCGCATTGTTGATCCTGAAATTTCGGGGAATTAA
- a CDS encoding extracellular solute-binding protein — translation MKRLFTLFALIAALGLLAACAAPTPEPTKPPAPTSMPAPTKAPEATKPPAPTSAPVATTAPTSAPAATKAPEPTKAAGPTVAPTVGPTPVRTAKGGIRKSTSGYKGTLNLWVLGYTPGNAFANPFDNAVAQFMIDNPDIKVEMTGYPPNDEGFAKLTAALQSGQGIDLLRMASDRLPAYVAEDLVEPIDTYLTADDKADILPNVLDVTRLKDGKAFSWPLWVVPMGIYVNKDVFAEAKVDLPPQNWTWDQFVEVAKKTTFKRASGEQVYGFSGYIDPGVVNTWGLWMSEDPSVRPVTKDGKFGFNNPAAYKGLQRFADLALVHKVTPPDFGSQKDSDVKGGFINKQYAMVVDATGFAPALVGAKANFEIYPHPTVNGNKLTVGAVGLIGVAKMKDAVKRQAAMDLGRYLTSNAVQEDVPPGSNVPTGFYLAPGSRKSVKIVAPLDKFLPMLPDMWVTPLIPQWAPLTRLIHPEYQNIIFGKIKPEDAMKKISAEADKLISTK, via the coding sequence GTGAAACGACTGTTTACTTTGTTCGCGTTGATCGCCGCGCTGGGTCTACTCGCCGCGTGCGCCGCGCCAACGCCTGAACCGACCAAGCCACCGGCTCCGACGAGCATGCCCGCACCGACCAAAGCGCCGGAAGCGACCAAGCCACCGGCTCCGACGAGCGCGCCCGTTGCAACGACTGCGCCGACCAGCGCGCCTGCTGCAACCAAAGCGCCCGAGCCGACCAAAGCTGCCGGACCCACCGTTGCGCCAACCGTCGGACCGACACCAGTTCGTACGGCAAAAGGTGGCATCCGCAAAAGCACGAGCGGTTACAAAGGCACGTTGAATCTTTGGGTGCTCGGTTACACGCCCGGCAACGCGTTCGCGAATCCGTTCGACAACGCGGTTGCACAGTTTATGATAGACAATCCCGACATCAAAGTGGAAATGACCGGCTATCCGCCCAACGATGAGGGCTTTGCCAAACTGACTGCCGCGCTTCAATCGGGACAGGGCATTGATCTCTTGCGGATGGCTTCGGATCGTTTGCCCGCGTACGTTGCCGAGGATCTGGTCGAGCCGATTGACACGTACCTCACCGCCGATGACAAAGCGGACATTCTACCGAATGTTCTCGATGTAACCCGCTTGAAGGATGGCAAGGCATTCTCGTGGCCCCTTTGGGTCGTCCCGATGGGCATCTATGTGAACAAGGACGTCTTCGCCGAAGCGAAAGTGGACTTGCCTCCGCAAAACTGGACCTGGGATCAGTTCGTGGAAGTCGCGAAGAAAACGACATTCAAACGCGCGAGCGGCGAGCAGGTCTACGGTTTCAGTGGTTACATTGATCCCGGCGTCGTCAATACCTGGGGCTTGTGGATGAGCGAAGACCCCAGTGTTCGCCCCGTGACCAAGGATGGCAAGTTCGGTTTCAACAATCCCGCCGCCTACAAAGGTTTGCAACGCTTTGCCGATCTCGCGCTCGTCCACAAAGTGACGCCGCCCGATTTCGGATCGCAAAAAGATTCGGATGTCAAAGGCGGTTTTATTAACAAACAGTACGCGATGGTCGTGGATGCGACCGGCTTTGCGCCAGCGCTCGTTGGCGCAAAAGCGAACTTTGAAATCTATCCGCACCCGACAGTCAATGGCAACAAACTCACGGTCGGCGCCGTCGGCTTGATCGGCGTTGCGAAGATGAAGGACGCGGTCAAACGGCAAGCCGCGATGGACCTGGGTCGCTACTTGACCAGCAACGCAGTGCAAGAGGACGTGCCACCCGGATCGAACGTGCCGACCGGGTTCTATCTCGCACCGGGCTCGCGCAAATCCGTAAAGATTGTCGCACCGCTCGACAAGTTCCTGCCCATGTTGCCGGATATGTGGGTTACCCCGCTCATCCCACAATGGGCGCCGCTCACGCGCTTGATCCACCCCGAATATCAAAACATCATTTTCGGCAAGATCAAACCCGAAGACGCGATGAAGAAAATCTCGGCAGAAGCCGACAAGTTGATTTCGACCAAGTAG
- a CDS encoding sugar ABC transporter permease produces the protein MTTVRQFLRKHGWSYLFILPSMTTFTIFVLVPVVWSFIISFQRYSLARGGVWMDPLYANYERAFTMLGGIFVTAIRNTVIYTLFTVTTNILVGLILASLIQPLSHRLRTFFRAAYYLPAVTSALIVGMTWAYIFNGQWGFANYLLRLIGIAPMRWLSDPDIALGSVTLSAMLTIPATAVVLYSAAMGAIPAEFYEAAELDGASAIRKWWHITVPLIKSTTLYLVVLYTIASFEVFERIYIMVPSGVGNSTQTIVTQIYNNGFKDFNFGVASAQAFVLFLIISSVAVFQFRALRSDVEY, from the coding sequence ATGACAACAGTCCGCCAGTTTCTCCGCAAGCACGGTTGGAGTTATCTCTTCATTCTTCCCAGTATGACCACGTTCACGATATTCGTGTTAGTGCCGGTCGTGTGGTCGTTTATCATTTCATTTCAGCGGTACAGTCTCGCCCGCGGCGGCGTGTGGATGGATCCGCTTTACGCGAACTATGAACGCGCATTTACGATGCTCGGTGGGATTTTCGTTACCGCGATTCGCAACACGGTGATCTATACTCTCTTCACAGTGACAACAAACATCCTGGTTGGATTGATTCTCGCGAGTTTGATCCAGCCGCTCAGTCATCGCTTGCGTACGTTCTTTCGTGCGGCGTACTATTTGCCGGCGGTCACGAGCGCGCTGATCGTTGGAATGACCTGGGCGTACATCTTCAACGGACAATGGGGCTTTGCGAATTATCTCTTGCGTTTAATCGGCATCGCGCCGATGCGCTGGTTGTCCGACCCCGACATCGCGCTCGGCAGTGTGACGCTCTCCGCGATGCTCACGATTCCGGCGACCGCGGTCGTGCTGTACAGCGCGGCGATGGGTGCGATCCCCGCTGAATTTTACGAAGCCGCCGAATTGGATGGGGCGAGCGCGATTCGCAAGTGGTGGCATATTACGGTGCCGCTCATCAAATCCACGACGCTCTATCTCGTCGTGCTCTACACGATCGCGAGTTTCGAAGTGTTCGAGCGCATTTACATCATGGTGCCAAGCGGCGTCGGCAATTCGACGCAAACCATTGTTACGCAGATATACAACAACGGGTTCAAGGATTTCAATTTCGGCGTCGCCTCCGCCCAGGCATTTGTGTTGTTTTTGATTATCTCGAGTGTGGCGGTGTTCCAATTCCGCGCGTTGCGAAGCGATGTGGAGTACTGA
- a CDS encoding carbohydrate ABC transporter permease has protein sequence MKRPFSSGAALVWFTLIATAVIALFPMYWLFANAFTPITSVPPLTPILMPAFKLDNFERLLVNNKFYSNWMINSLIVGLAVTAWHILFDTLAGYAFAKKNFPFRNLFFWLIISTLMIPIHVTFIPLYIINRQLGLIDSLWALILPGTANAFGIFLMRQYIQTLPSELEDAARIDGCNEIGVFRNVILPLSQPAIAALAIFTFVRSWNDFLWPVIALNKPQNYTLTVGVANMQGEFMTDWGIIFSGASLAALPMIIFFLLFQKYFLEGVRMGALKG, from the coding sequence ATGAAGAGACCATTTTCCTCCGGCGCCGCGCTCGTCTGGTTCACGCTGATTGCAACTGCCGTCATCGCGCTCTTTCCGATGTACTGGTTGTTCGCGAACGCGTTCACGCCGATCACCTCCGTGCCGCCGCTTACGCCGATCCTGATGCCCGCGTTCAAACTGGACAACTTTGAGCGATTGTTGGTCAATAACAAATTTTATTCCAACTGGATGATCAACAGTTTGATCGTCGGACTTGCGGTAACCGCGTGGCACATTTTATTTGATACGCTCGCGGGCTATGCGTTTGCCAAGAAAAATTTTCCATTTCGCAATTTGTTTTTCTGGCTCATCATTAGCACGTTGATGATTCCGATTCACGTGACGTTCATCCCGCTTTACATCATCAATCGCCAACTCGGTTTGATTGATTCGCTGTGGGCGCTGATTCTGCCCGGCACTGCGAACGCGTTCGGCATTTTCTTGATGCGGCAGTACATTCAAACGTTGCCTTCTGAACTCGAAGATGCCGCGCGCATTGATGGCTGCAACGAGATCGGCGTGTTTCGCAACGTGATTCTGCCGCTCTCGCAGCCAGCGATTGCCGCGCTCGCGATTTTCACGTTCGTCCGCAGTTGGAACGATTTTCTGTGGCCCGTCATCGCGTTGAACAAGCCGCAGAATTATACGCTCACGGTCGGCGTCGCGAATATGCAGGGCGAGTTTATGACGGACTGGGGCATTATCTTTTCCGGCGCGTCGCTCGCCGCGTTGCCGATGATCATTTTCTTTTTGCTCTTCCAGAAATATTTCCTCGAAGGCGTCCGCATGGGCGCACTGAAGGGATAA